Proteins from one Malaya genurostris strain Urasoe2022 chromosome 2, Malgen_1.1, whole genome shotgun sequence genomic window:
- the LOC131432662 gene encoding uncharacterized protein LOC131432662 has translation MIELRGDHRHSSSVLSFESRPRSSFDNQSVVRVVPSCALYFSVVALALTGFGYDPFTRVAERKAAAEAEVEAEVAGFYTGIEEEAEPEDDIEINYRPNLYLARIMAPSIVCWMLHGSMHLRLVRQIVGLGHFLVGVFYMIFGLASDVNGLLMGCGFVSELFWAGKMVLFYYQIIVFSSGSDRFSGVIYGVVAQCLGSATLPWILDELEEHWEGTQYVLNLPVSAIQLAMFLPLELSKKQPEELFENDSSFKFPKLIAVTSFSVVILSAISNVTIQWFLNNNETLLRPFLPFLAGDDFLGTFWNIAYNGIGFTLLGFFCLFLNTSHVMIASFLTSFTAGLIYLYFEEEIAARMILPMTGFTCGVAFALLLELCPQNRLTLLMAVVFSLVNLATYGFFALLALLWNSPDIVIIVVWAVNGFFGLGLLVLCRELGQRRMQLELEPRRDASGSFQTVITTIA, from the exons ATGATTGAATTACGCGGAGATCATCGCCACAGTTCAAGTGTTTTGAGCTTCGAGAGTCGCCCGAGAAGTTCATTCGATAATCAATCGGTCGTTCGTGTCGTACCGAGTTGTGCGCTTTACTTTTCCGTCGTGGCCTTGGCTTTGACAGGCTTCGGTTATGACCCATTTACGAGAGTTGCGGAACGGAAGGCAGCGGCAGAGGCTGAGGTGGAAGCAGAAGTGGCCGGATTTTATACGGGCATCGAGGAAGAAGCGGAACCGGAAGATGATATCGAAATCAACTACCGACCGAACTTGTACTTGGCACGAATCATGGCACCTAGCATAGTTTGCTGGATGTTGCACGGTTCGATGCATCTTCGTTTGGTGCGTCAAATCGTTGGCCTTGGGCATTTTTTGGTCGGTGTTTTTTATATGATATTTGGACTTGCGAGTGACGTGAATGGCCTACTGATGGGCTGTGGATTTGTGTCGGAACTTTTTTGGGCCGGAAAAATGGTACTATTTTACTATCAGATCATCGTTTTCAGTTCGGGCTCGGATCGATTCTCCGGTGTTATTTACGGTGTCGTTGCACAATGCTTGGGATCTGCCACACTACCATGGATACTGGATGAGCTTGAAGAGCACTGGGAAGGAACTCAGTACGTGCTCAATCTGCCAGTTTCAGCTATTCAACTGGCAATGTTCCTTCCGCTAGAGCTGTCCAAGAAACAACCCGAAGAACTGTTCGAAAACGACTCGAGCTTTAAGTTTCCCAAACTCATCGCAGTTACGTCATTTAGTGTTGTTATCTTATCTGCCATCAGCAACGTCACAATCCAATG GTTCCTAAACAACAATGAAACCCTTCTGCGACCGTTTCTTCCATTTCTCGCGGGAGATGATTTCCTGGGCACTTTCTGGAACATTGCCTACAACGGAATCGGTTTTACGTTGCTAGGATTTTTCTGCCTATTTCTGAACACCAGCCATGTGATGATTGCCTCGTTCCTAACCAGTTTCACCGCCGGTCTGATCTACTTATATTTCGAGGAGGAAATAGCCGCCCGAATGATTCTACCAATGACGGGTTTTACATGTGGAGTCGCGTTTGCCCTGCTGCTGGAGCTGTGTCCACAAAATCGACTGACCTTGCTGATGGCAGTTGTTTTTTCGTTGGTCAATCTGGCCACGTATGGATTTTTCGCACTGCTCGCGTTGCTGTGGAATTCACCGGATATTGTCATCATTGTGGTTTGGGCGGTAAACGGATTTTTCGGTCTGGGATTGCTGGTTCTTTGCCGAGAGCTCGGCCAACGACGGATGCAGCTCGAATTGGAACCACGCCGTGATGCTAGCGGGAGCTTTCAGACTGTGATAACCACCATTGCTTGA